In the Microcoleus sp. AS-A8 genome, TCATCTTGCGTTGAATTAAGCTTTTGCTGAAGTGTTGACATGATAGCTTTCACATACTCGTCAGGTGTAAGACGGTTTCGCTCAATTCCGAGCCGAATTGGTTGCTCTGGAATAGTTTGAACCTTGAACAGCTGCTTTTGGTTTTTGTACCAGATTAGTGTTAGTTGACCATCAACTTTTCCCTGTAATCCTTTGCCTGCCTCTCCAGTATTCCTATCTATCGACCAGTTCCAGGAAAACTTAGCCGGATCGAGTGGGGTTAGGGGGTACTCAACATAGACATATTCAATGGCATTTTTCTTCTTGCAAAGAATGCCTTCGTTGCTATTTGTTACACCTTGCAGATTGCGATCCTGTATTAGCTTTTGGTTCCAATGGTGAATGATGGCTTCTCCGAGGGTTGCTGGCGGTGAGTCTACTGTCAAGCCCGGAAAGCCGAGTGATGTTGCTTTTGTAACCACATCAGCTCGTTGAATTACAAACGCAAAAGTAAGTCCAGGATTAAGGTTTGGTAGCTGAATTGTTTTTAATGACCAACCTGTTCGTGTTTTGATATCAACAGCATCATGAAGAAGCTTAGTGCGCCCAGATGTTGGATCTGAAAGGGGAATATTCTTAACATAATGAAATATAGCTTCCCAGGAGTAATCCTCTATCGAGCCGACAATGGGAGCTGCGATTGTAGCAATGATAGCTTCCCTTAATCTCTCAACTTCGTCACTCGTCAGCATCAAGAGATTCCTCAACTGCCTCCAGCAGTGTGCTCATCGTTACACCTAGGGCAGTAGTGATTTGATAGAGAACCCGGACGGATGGACTTTTCAACCCTCGCTCAAGTTGGCTGATGTATGTTCGATGCAGATTTGCAACCTCTGCAAGATACTCCTGTGACCAACCTTTCCCAGTGCGAAGTCGTTGTATCTCTGCTCCTAGAAGACGATCTAATTTTTTGAGTGGCATTAAAGCTAAGTTAATGCCTTGAATACAATAGTTCTATAGACTATAGTATTCAAACCGATGTAAGCTCCTTGTAATATGTAGATTCAGCCTGCTAGAAGAATCAACGGACATGGTTGAATTCAAAACTGCACAACAGCTAACTGACCTCCGGAACCAGAATACGTCCGGCAAAACCCGATCGCATATATCGTTCCATCACATCTCGACTAATCGCTTCCCCCTTACCCGCAGCAACCAAAGCCACGCAAGCCCCCCCGAACCCAGCACCCGTAAGACGTGCCCCAAATACTCCAGGGGTTTCCTGTAGCATCGCCACCAATGTATCCAGAGCAGGCACCGAAACTTCGTAATCATCGCGTAAGCTAGCGTGGGAAGCGTTCATCAACTCACCAAAACGCTCTGCTGATACTCCCTGTAGAGCCTCCAGTACTCGGTTATCCTCAGTGATGACGTGACGAGCACGACGACGTTGCGGTTCGGGTAAGTCTTCCACAGCTTGCGGATCGGTAATATCCCTCAGCGCCTTTACCCGCAAGAGATGCGCCGCCTCTTCGCACTCAGCGCGTCGCTGGTTGTAGCCACTCCCTGCCAGAGTGCGAGGCACACCACTATCTATTACTACAACTTCTGCCCCAGATGGAAAAGGTATCACCTGACGCTCAAGCGATCGCGTATCGAGAAATAGCATATGTTCCGTATCAGCTAGGCTCGACGCCATCTGATCCATAATGCCGCATTGCACACCCGAATATTGGATTTCTGCCTGCTGTGCTAGCTGAGCGATCCGCACATCATCGATATCTAAATTTAAGAGCGATCGCAACCCCCTAAGAGTCGCCACCTCCAAAGCCGCACTGCTAGACAACCCTGAACCGATCGGAACCGAGGAAGTGACGTGCAAATTAACAGGCGGTACAATCTGCCCTTCCCCCTCTAACAGCCGAACACACCCGAAGATATAACTGGCAAATCCAGAGGGTGTATGATGATTTTCTGAAATACTCACCCGTTCGTCAAGTTCCACCGAGTAAAAGTGATGCTGTCCATCCTTGCTCAAACCCAGTTGCACCTTAGTGCGTTGGGGAATAGCCGTTGGCAATACAAATCCATCGTTGTAGTCGGTGTGTTCGCCTAGTAGATTCACCCGTCCCGGCGCACTGGCTTCTGTTTCAGGTGATGCACCAAAAATCTGCTGAAAGTTCATCATGGTTAGTTGAGAGCCAAAAAAGTATTTTTGTGGTAATGTTTTTGCTATTTTATTGAGATCAAATCCATTTTTTCATTGCTGTCGGGTTTTATTTTAAAAATTGCTAATTGGGAATAAGTATGAGACTATAGCCCTCCTAATTTATTTGTGAAATTTGATTTTTTTTATAAACCACAGACCCACACAGAGCGCTCCAAGAGAGAAAGAAAGGTTCTCATGAATCATCTAGGACTGAA is a window encoding:
- the galK gene encoding galactokinase; this translates as MNFQQIFGASPETEASAPGRVNLLGEHTDYNDGFVLPTAIPQRTKVQLGLSKDGQHHFYSVELDERVSISENHHTPSGFASYIFGCVRLLEGEGQIVPPVNLHVTSSVPIGSGLSSSAALEVATLRGLRSLLNLDIDDVRIAQLAQQAEIQYSGVQCGIMDQMASSLADTEHMLFLDTRSLERQVIPFPSGAEVVVIDSGVPRTLAGSGYNQRRAECEEAAHLLRVKALRDITDPQAVEDLPEPQRRRARHVITEDNRVLEALQGVSAERFGELMNASHASLRDDYEVSVPALDTLVAMLQETPGVFGARLTGAGFGGACVALVAAGKGEAISRDVMERYMRSGFAGRILVPEVS
- a CDS encoding helix-turn-helix domain-containing protein, encoding MPLKKLDRLLGAEIQRLRTGKGWSQEYLAEVANLHRTYISQLERGLKSPSVRVLYQITTALGVTMSTLLEAVEESLDADE